From one Dermacentor silvarum isolate Dsil-2018 chromosome 3, BIME_Dsil_1.4, whole genome shotgun sequence genomic stretch:
- the LOC119446787 gene encoding amyloid protein-binding protein 2-like: MASRLEWIPDSLYNSAVTTLVNNYPIFQKDLRYLPESIAFDILYQLYKQNKLCFLGFEFYDLDIFAKITKVKDKRHLLHHCFQAVMDHGTQTAHLLAESYHRRCASASPNASPHHYSFEYLISVGISIGNFLSDAGWFRESEKVLLSCLSLCRKIDDYKHWVSALECCLRLLHVQQSYCKFTEAMDTLEETKQYIVKLTNVGHSLNLAGLYSEFSSLYSSRSQYKEAYEWAMQALMHLNSNAHPKSIIDVLRQASKACVVKREFKQAELLIKQALHMAWQHFGREHPKTADTLLDYGFYLLNTDSVSQSVRVYRKVLDIRQSVHGGNNLHVALAHEDLAYSSYVLEYRSGRFQNARDHAEKAMQIMTRLLPEDHLLLASSKRVKGGCILSCVSIAHNVES, encoded by the exons ATGGCTTCCCGCTTAGAGTGGATCCCAGATTCCCTGTACAACTCGGCTGTTACTACGCTGGTCAACAACTACCCGATCTTTCAGAAGGACTTAAGATATCTTCCGGAGAGCATCGCCTTCGACATATTATATCAG CTGTACAAGCAGAACAAACTATGTTTTCTAGGCTTCGAATTTTACGATTTGGACATCTTCGCAAAGATTACAAAAGTGAAAGACAAGAG GCACCTCCTGCACCACTGCTTCCAAGCAGTTATGGACCATGGCACCCAGACAGCACATTTGTTAGCCGAGTCCTATCACCGACGGTGTGCATCTGCATCACCGAATGCTTCACCACACCACTACTCATTTGAGTACCTCATATCTGTAGGAATATCTATTG GCAATTTCCTCAGCGATGCTGGCTGGTTCCGTGAGAGTGAGAAGGTTCTGCTTAGCTGTCTTTCATTGTGTCGTAAGATAGATGACTACAAGCACTGGGTGTCTGCGCTGGAATGTTGCCTAAG GCTACTGCACGTACAGCAGTCGTACTGCAAGTTCACAGAAGCCATGGATACCTTGGAGGAGACCAAGCAGTACATTGTCAAGCTCACCAATGTGGGCCACTCGCTCAACCTGGCGGGCCTCTACTCCGAGTTCTCATCACTCTACTCCAGCCGTAGCCAGTACAAAGAG GCATATGAATGGGCAATGCAGGCTCTAATGCACCTCAATTCCAATGCACACCCTAAG TCAATTATTGATGTCCTCCGGCAAGCTTCGAAA gcatgtGTTGTAAAAAGGGAATTCAAGCAGGCGGAGCTCCTGATTAAGCAGGCACTTCACATGGCCTGGCAA CATTTTGGTCGGGAACACCCAAAAACAGCAGACACCCTTcttgactatggcttctacctgCTGAACACAGACTCTGTGAGTCAGTCTGTACGAGTATATAGG AAAGTCTTGGATATACGGCAAAGTGTCCACGGTGGCAACAACCTCCATGTTGCCCTTGCACATGAAGATCTTGCTTACTCATCCTATGTTCTCGAGTACCGATCTGGAAGGTTTCAGAATGCAAG AGACCATGCTGAAAAGGCCATGCAGATCATGACCCGTCTGCTCCCTGAAGACCATTTACTCCTGGCTTCTTCAAAAAGAGTGAAAGGTGGATGCATATTATCTTGTGTGTCTATTGCTCATAATGTAGAAAGTTAG